The Gossypium raimondii isolate GPD5lz chromosome 2, ASM2569854v1, whole genome shotgun sequence genome segment TGAAAACCCCCCAATCATTTAGAccctttcaaaattaaagtgtATGTATAACATTACAAATTgtatcaaaattcatgtataatttttattaacattgatctcattataggttcatatcatatctgctcttttttaTACAATGACTAGAACTACCCAATTCTCCTctccaacccttaaataagaggataatgcgcttcaataCAATCAAACCCACATCCtcttacattgacaacaataccagtcgagctaagactcaattaacaaattcatatatgattttaataCTTATCCCTAGTGATAGCGTGAGCTAATTGtgaaatacataaatattaggttttatatttaaaaagaaaaaaagttaaagatGTCCACTAAAACAATAATCATTTTGTTTGTGACTTGTGAAGAACAATGGAAAAGGATGCAATGTTGGCTAGCTAACCAATTTGCACAATCTTGTATGGGAATTAGGACAAATTGCACATGAAAGAGGATTATAAGTTCCTTAAGTAATCAAAGCAGTGTCTCCATCTTCTTTGTTGGGATTGTTTAGCCTTCTACTTCTCTTCAACTATCACTTTCTCATAACCTCCATTTAATTTAACATCTTCCTAGACCTAATCGATTTGAGCCAAACTCAATTAATGTGAGAAGTTTAAGTTTGATTCAAAACTCAATTCCAACTTTTAAAAAACActaccattttattttaaaattccaccattaatttatatatatttagtcaAATTTTGCTGTTAGTCCCTATACTCCGTGtaagttatgaatttaattcttatactttaatttaattaatcttagttcatgtacttttcaaatttcataattccaGTCCTAATCCAAACGGTAGTAGctaaatttgtttggttaaattcttcTAATGGTCTTGTACTATGCATAAGattgtaaatttagtttatGATCTCCAATTGGATTATTCTTACTCTCTATACTTTTGAatcttgaaatttcaatcttaacGCAAACAACAATCATTAAATCTATCAATTGATTTTTCCGTaagtaatatatgaaaatagcAAACTGACATGGCATTGCACATGTGATAATATTTTGTtgcattaaaatttgaaaataacagaacttaataaatttaaatagctACCATtcaccaaaactaaaatttgaaaagtacataaattaaatccgtacaattgaaaaacatttaaaagcatttttcataaattattaattaatatataaaagaatagtTGTGCCTTTTAATTTATCTCAAAATATGCTGAAAAAACCtctttaaaaactatttttaaaatactactATATTTCTAAaaccattatttatttaaattatgttataactCACACATTATGAATGTTGATAACTCCtataataaagtatatattATGTCAATGCAAAGATGCATAACCTTAAAAAAGTAACCTCTAATTTATTGTTGGTTAATTTTCtcataattatttgtaattttattttatggttgTCAAATAATTTATGGAAcaacaataatataaattttaatttttctacgtaaatttttattataatattttttatttacttctttTCATATGAGTGTAGTATCACGAttattagtttttgtttttttgatacaatgcctaagaaaataagagaataGTGCGCTTCAACGCATTTAAACTCACGTCCTCTTATACTGATGATAAAACCGATATCAActgagctaaaactcaatcgaaCTATGTATTTTGttgattaatttgatgaatgaATGCAATCATTTATTTTGTGTGCTTTCGAGATGCCACAAATAATGGCACAAACGAAGCTTGTAATTCACctaagaaatgaaattagaagTTTTCTATTATATCTCTATATTAATTGACGCATTTTATTATTcgtttatattatatatctatatttatttaagtatttttatatgtttatatgaacTTTATAATTAGGACCGCGACATctgaaaatttttttgtctaCTTTAatcattgaacttgaattttgtcAATATTTGATGAAGTAATTTGTGTTACTAGAATACGATCGGATCGAATGGATTGAGAACTGATTGATGTAACCGTTCGAACAAAAGCGTTGAATCGATTAACTTGGAAATTActtgaaattggtaaaaataaaaaagtgggacaaaaattgataattgataATTGATAATTGAACAAAGTGAAccagtttattttattttacttttatatttttataaattttaattatttatttaattattgttgatcCGATAATTGAACCAATTGAACTAGTTGAATTAAGAAATGGTGGTTTGACCTCTTTGACCACCatccaattattaaaatattgaatgtgAAACTCTAAAATTATACCACatcctcaattaaaatttatataaatgccAAAGTAGACAAAAAGTTGTCAAGCTTAGGGACCAAAATCATATTAtcccttttatatataaaaaaatacatgctTATAATAGAATTTTAAGACACCAAATATTCACTATTCCATCTTTATTATTTCAAccaagtaatattttattttatattaattcttaataaatatattgcaCAATTATTTTCACCCACTTTCAGAGTATGCCTATGACATATATATGTAGAAGAGAGATCCAATATCTCTATCATATCAATCGTATAAAAGATTACAAAAGGTgtaaaatcattttagttttatacTGATGTTAATGTATCATTCCTCGTAAATGTAACCGGATATCACATgatatgatattaattaaagtatttaatgataatcttaaaaagaaaaatgttgcaTTTAAAGTATTTACTTATACgaaatcccaaaaataataatgcattaattataattcttttattatatatttttaacaattatattattcatattaCTGAAAATGGAGACCAACCTGATATACAGATAGATTGCTTGCCAAATTAgccttaaaatatgaaattgctCATAGCCAATCTTTTAACTGACcaatctttaaaaaaacaatacaaGAATCCCAACAGAAAGCTACAACATGATACGTTACTTATATCCCTTGCTATATGAAAATTTCCATTCATATAAATTCTCAACATCACCAcatccattttcatttcaacacacacatacacacatacatatatataaacaccaaATATGAAGAAATCCCACcttttttctcttgttttcttCTACCTTCTGCTTGTTTCAGTGAGCAGTGATGTTATCCATGATTCTTGTGACAAAGCTGCGAAGGGTGATCCCAATATCAAGTTTGACTTTTGTGTATCAAGTTTTGAAGGGAACCCCAAAGCTAAAACTGCTACTGGGGTTGCGGATTTGGTTAAAGTAGCCATAGAAACGGCCATGGCTAATGCGACGAGCATTGGTTCAATAATATCTAAGCTTTTGGATAACAAAACCCTTGATACATATGCAAGGCATTGCTTAGAAGATTGCTCTGAGCTTTATTCAGGTGCAGGGTCTAGTATACAAAGTGGTGGGAAAGCTTTTGAAGGTAAAGATTATGGAACTGCTAATGCAGAAATAAGTTCAGCCATGGATGCACCGGATACTTGTGAAGAACAGTTTAAAGAGAAGAAAGGGTATGTGTCACCATTGACAAAGGAAAACAACAATTTCTTTCAGCTACTTGCAATCATACTTTCATTCATGAATCTGGTACCAAAATGATGAACAATATACTAATATGATCATCATATACTTAATGTCATATCAATAATTTAGTACAACTTGCCATATTTGTTCTTGTATTTCCCTTTTGggtattttcttttaatgaaagaaaaagggtttatatattgtttttcttcttctttcttgagtTTCTTAACTCTTAAGTTGAAGATGCTTTTTAGGTGAATCTACTTAAGAGGTCCCTCTATTATTGAGACTTGATCAAATTAGAACAAGGGCAAGGGCAAAGCCAGAAAATTGGGCCGAAGGGGGGAGAgtttgcaattttaccattatactaacttgaaattcataaACTTCAAAGGGGCTAAAAGGcatatttaccattttttgGAAGGGCTACGCCCTTGAATAAGGCCAAATCAGAACAATctgcaattgaaaaaaataaataaatttcaagttatATTTATATAGTAAAGCTccgtttgtttcattgaaaatggcTTCCAGAAAATGATTTCtgaaaaatgacttacttttctggaaaagctaatatttt includes the following:
- the LOC105789329 gene encoding putative invertase inhibitor; translated protein: MKKSHLFSLVFFYLLLVSVSSDVIHDSCDKAAKGDPNIKFDFCVSSFEGNPKAKTATGVADLVKVAIETAMANATSIGSIISKLLDNKTLDTYARHCLEDCSELYSGAGSSIQSGGKAFEGKDYGTANAEISSAMDAPDTCEEQFKEKKGYVSPLTKENNNFFQLLAIILSFMNLVPK